TGATCTGTTCCATGCTATTTCCAGATCTCAGCAATCTCCACGTCTTTTGAGCGGATACTGTGAGAGGATCGTTTATTTCCAAACAGTTTACGAGTTTGTTCAATACGGGGTAAAATTTTTGCCCTTCTTCTGCATGCATGAGAAGATAGTGGAGCACAGAACGGAAAATAAGTTCAGAATCCTCTACAGGCAGCCCTAATACATTAGCCGCTTGGTTATTCGTGAGACCTGTTCTTCCGTACCTGCTTAATTTTAATACAAATATCTCTGCATGGCGGCCGGGCAGTTCACCGAGGAGTGAAAGAAATTCTCTGTATAACTGATCCGCCTCCGCCTGCCTCTCGTTCTGCTTCGGAAATATTCTTTTCACCTGATAAAGTGTCACCGGGTCTCTTGAAACCGGCAGAAAATCATATTTGTTTCGGGTACAGTGAGATAATGCTTGTATGTATAAAGCAAGAAGCCTGTAAAATGGAAGTTCTGCGTTTCTGTAGCGAAGACCGTTAAAGGCGAATAGATACGGACGATCCTTCAGAAGCTTGGCTAATTGTTCATCCCCTTCTTCTGTAATGATATACCGGTCTTCCAGCCTTTTGGCCAAACTGCGCTCAATGAGGTGGCTGATCGTTCTTTCAAACTCTTCACGTTCGAGGCTCGGCAAGACCCCAAATAAAAAAGAGAGATTAAAAAGGTGTCCGTCAGAAAGTGTCTGCGAAGTTTTCTTCCCTTTTACCAAATGCAAGATTCCTGACAGACTTCGTTCACCATTAAATTGTTTCAAACAATAGAGGAGTATGCCATCTCGCGTATTCATCATCAATCACCACACTTAAATAATCTTTAGCCTAACACGCATCTGTAAACTAATAAAGAAGCAGAATTCGTTTAGCGGAGAAAAACCAGGGGAAACATGAAGTTAAAGGGAGTTGTGTCATAAACCATTATTTTTTCTATTGAAATACTGGTAGCTAATAAATTACAATATGAATAGCACACATATATTGAAGTATAACATTTTGAATGTATTCGTGTTTTATTGTATTGTTCTTACCATGATTAGGAGGTTATAAATATGCCAAAGTACACAATTGTAGACAAAGACACTTGCATTGCCTGCGGAGCTTGCGGAGCTGCTGCGCCCGATATTTATGATTATGATGATGAAGGCATCGCCTTTGTTACTCTCGATGAAAACCAAGGAATTGTTGAAATTCCAGATGTATTGATCGACGATATGCAGGATGCTTTCGAAGGCTGCCCAACAGATTCTATTAAAGTGGCAGACGAACCGTTTGACGGCGATGCATTGAAATTCGAATAGAAGAAAATACAAAGCCCTTCATGCTGATGCTGGAGGGTTTTTATTTTCTCTTTCATTTAAAATCAAATGATAACCATTGTCAATTATAAATTCCGCGTAAACGATTCACCGTCCCTCTTTAAAGTTCTAGTTTTCTTTCAAATTTCGTTTGTACTCTAAATAGCCCTGTGTTAAATTATCAATATTATATAAATATTCTGTCTATATAAGCTGTAACTATAAACTGGGAGTGGATGAGATGTTTCGTGTGCTGGCAGCAGATTCAATAGCAAAAGAAGGAATGGCAGCTCTGGAGAAAGAGTCCGGCGTTTCAGTCATTTATGGAAGTGTTGAGGACGTTCAAGATCCAGAGAGTATCGACGCTTTGGTCGTACGAAGTGCCACTAAAGTAACAAAAGAACTTCTATCCCGTTTTCACAACATTAGAATTGTAGCGCGTGCAGGTGTCGGAGTGGATAACATTGATATCGATGCAGCAACACAGCGCGGGGTTCTGGTCATTAATGCACCTGATGGCAACACGATTTCCACAGCTGAGCATACATTCGCGATGATCATGGCAATCCTGCGAAAGATTCCTCAGGCGAACCAATCGATTAAAGAAGGAAAATGGAACCGTTCAAGCTTTACAGGAGCTGAGCTTTCCGGAAAAGTGCTCGGGATCGTAGGACTTGGGAGGATTGGAACAGAGCTTGCCAAACGGGCTCGTGCGTTTGATTCAAAAGTGCAAGTGTTTGATCCGTTTCTAACGACAGAAAGGGCAAAAACACTGCAGGTCGTTCCTGTTTCCCTGGATGAACTTCTCGAGAGCAGTGATATTATTACCGTACATACACCGCTTACAAAAGAAACAAAAAACCTCATCAACACCGAGAATCTATCAAAGACCAAACAAGGCGTTTATTTGATCAACTGTGCGAGGGGCGGCATCCTTGATGAAGAGGCCCTTTACACCTACCTATCAAACGGCCATATTGCAGGCTGTGCCCTTGATGTGTTCGTGCAGGAACCTGCTGTTGAGAACCGGCTTGTTCACCTGCCGAACGTGATCGCCACTCCTCACATCGCGGCTTCAACCGCAGAAGCACAGATGAATGTAGCTGAACAGGTTGCCAAAGAAATCTTAACCTTCTCCAAAGGCAAGCCCGTCAAAAACGCGGTGAACCTTCCAGCCGTCTCCAATGACGACTTTCAGAAGATCTATCCTTATTATGAACTTGCTAAAGTTTCCGGCCAGTTTCTATCACAGTCATTCTCTTCTCCGATTAAAGAGATTAAGATTACCTTTGCCGGAACTATCACAGAATTGGATACAGGATTAGTATCAAGAGGCCTTCTGTCCGGATTCTTACAGCCAAGAGTAGACCGGATTGTCAATGATATCAATGCCACGCTCATCGCGAAAGAGCAAGGCTTCTCATTTGGCGAAAAATACAGCACAGAAACACAAGGCTATGAAAATATCATTGAAGCCCGTGTTATCGGCGAAACAGAAAGCTTCAGCCTTCAATCCACGTATATCAACGGCTATGGCCCAAGAGTGGTCAACATCAACGGATATTCCACTGATTTTGTTCCTGAAGGGTTCCTCATATACATTGAGCATGTCGATAAGCCTGGTGTCATCGGCAGAGTCGGAAAGCTGCTCGGTGATCTGGAGGTCAACATCGCTGCAATGCAGGTGGGAAGAAAGATGGCCGGCGGAGAAGCGATCATGATGCTTACGTTTGACAAAGAGCTGGATCAGGATGTATTACTGAGGATCAAGGAGCTCTCTGACGTAGTATCCGCTACTACTATAAACCTTTAATAACAGCAAAAAAGCATGGAAGCAAAGGCTTCCATGCTTTTTTTATGCTTTAAAACGAGATTTCTTTTCGTTCTCCTTTAGTAAACGTCATTACAGACGTATAACCGGCTTCCCTTGCCTGTTGGAAAGCCTTTCCATAATCAGCACCCACATGGGACGGTTCGTGAGCATCGGAAGAAAATACGATCGGAACCCCTTTGCTTCGACACATTTTTAGTAATACCGGTTCTGGATAAAGCCGCTGGACCGGTTTGCGCAATCCGGCAGTAGAGATCTCAACGCATGTTTTTGAATTCTTGAGTGCGTCTGTCGCCCGTTCATATTGTTCAAGAATAAATTCCTCATCATTCGGTATGTAGTTGAAAATTTTCACAAGGTCGATATGCCCGATGATATCAAAAAGATTGGACTCTGCCAGTGTTACCACTTGATCATAATATTGTCTGTAGACCTCATAAAGATCCCTGCGTTCCCACTCTTTCCGGTACTCAGCAAGATCAATGCCAAAGTCTCCAACCCAATGGACTGAACCGATCACATAATCAAAATCATAGCTTGATATAAAACTTTCCATCTCTTTATGCCGGCCTGGCGTATAATCCATCTCGATCGACATCTTTACATCCATATCCTTCGACCATGCTTCATGAAACAAGTCTACATAGTCTTTCATGTCATAATATCTTCGTTCTTCCATCCAAGGTTTGCTCACTATATCTTTCGTTTGGTAAAAATGATAGGCATGTTCAGAGATTCCAAAATGGCTGATCTCTCTTTCTCTAGCCTGGTTAACAAACCTTTCAAGATAGTCCAGTGTTAGCGTTCCCTTTTCTAAATGATTGTGATAGTCTGTCGGCAAGCTTGTTCCTCCTCTAATTTTCCAACCTAATTCTCGGGCAAATCCTTATCCACTTTTGTAACATGAATTTCGGCCTCCTTCAAGTGTTTTTCAAAACTTTCTCCTGACTTTGCCTTGCCGCCCTTGCCGCCCACAAACAGAATCCCGATGCACAAGGTGATAGCCAATACAACAAGAAATCGCCTTCCGTAATCTTTCATCTTTTCCTCCCTGAAACTAGAATCACCTTTTCATGTTATGCGGCTCTGCATTAAACAGAACAAAAAAACTGCTCCTCCCTTTGTTAGTTGTGCCTAACAAGAGGAGTGCAGTTCACTTCAGCCGTTTGTTTTATGGTGTATTTGTTTCTTATGGAACAAGAATAATCGAGGTATTTTCCTATTCTTCAACAGATAGCGGCAAAAAGATCGAAAATGTCGTACCTTCGTTCAGCTTGCTGTGAACAGAAATCGTGCCGCTGTGGCTGACCACGATATTTTTGGCGATCGCCAAGCCAAGCCCGGTTCCGCCTTTCTTCCCCCGTGTTCTGGCTTTATCCGCTTTATAAAACCGTTCGAAAACAAAAGGCAGATCTTCTTCTGCGATTCCTGATCCATTGTCGGTAACCTCGATCTTCAATCCTTGCCCAGCGGAACCGACCCGGATAGAAACTTTACCGCTGCCGGCTGTATGGCGGAGTGCATTGTCGATCAGGTTGGTCAACACTTGTTCGATGCGGTCAGGATCAAGTCTTGCCGTACCATCTGTATTGATATCCAGTGTGAGCTCGATTTCCCTTTCCCTCGCGATTCCATAGAATTTGCGGACTACCCGTTCAAAAAATTCAGTGACAGATACAATAACGGGGTGAAGTTTCATCTGGCCCGCTTCAAGCCTCGCAAGATCTAGCAGTTCATTTACAAGGCGGCCCATGCGCAAAGATTCATCATGTATAATCTTAACGATTTCCTTTTCTTCTTCCTTGGAGCCGGCCACATCATCAACGATCGCTTCACTGTATCCTTGAAGCATGGCAATCGGTGTTCTGAGTTCATGAGAGACATTCGCGATAAAATCTTTTCTTAATTTATCCAACCGTCTTTCTTCTGTCATGTCCCGTAAAACGGCAACAGCTCCCCTTACATAGGACTGGTTATAGAGAGGCGTCATGAGCACCACCCAGCTTCGCCCCTGAATATCAATTTCAATGTACTGTTCTTTTTCAAGGGTAACAACATTCTCAAACAGCTCTGTAAGCTGATCAGGCACGGTCTTATCTTTGTTACGGTCCATCCCCTGTTCATAATACCAGGCCTGCAAGAAGCGTTCAGCCGGCGGATTGGATACAAGTATGCTCATTCTCCTGTCAAAGGTAATAACCCCGTCTGCCATTGAACTAAGGATTCCTGAGAGCTGTTCTTTTTCCTGATTCAGCGCAGTAATAAAGTTTTTCAGCTGCCTTCCCATCCGGTTAAAGGCCATGGCAAGTTCTCCGATCTCATCGTGCGTCAGCATCGGAACCTTCATATCAAACTCTCCTCTGGCCATATGGGAGGCCGCCTCCCGCATTTTACGCAGCGGGGCGGTAATTCGGCTCGAAAGAAAGAACGCAAAGATCGTCGTTAATATAATGGCAATTCCTGCTGATAAAAAGATAAGGCGCTTCGTATAGTTCGTACTTTCGGCGATGTTTTCGAGTGACTGGTAGATGTACACCCCACCCGTTTTCCCGTTCTCCATTTTAAAAGGCCGCCCGACGATAAGCAGCCGGTTATGTTTTTCTTTACCATTTGACATAACGGGAAAATCGCCTTTTTTGACGACTTTGTTTCCTTTTTTGTAGACAGACGCCAGTGAATCATTTTTAAAGAACACCTTAACTGGCAAGTCCGGTTCCTCATTCTTTCTCGGTGTCGGAGAATAGTATTCTTTTTTATCCATGATGAACATCGCATTTAATGAATAGGCGTCGACAAGCTCTGAGGAAATCCGCAAAGCCTCTTCCCTGTTGTCATAATGCTCCACGAGCTCGACCATTTTTTGGGCAAGCTTGGTAAGCTGCTGCTCTGCTTGTTCATCGTGGTATCTTTCTACGAATTGTGTAAGCAACACTGTTAAAATAAAAAGGACTACGGAAACAAGAAGCAATATGGTTACCCAAAGTTTTCCGACTACACTGCGCCAGATCATTCTTGTTCAGCTACCTCAAATTTGTAGCCCACTCCCCACACTGTCGCAATCATCGATGCTGCCTGAGGGGAAACTTTATTTAGCTTCTCGCGCAGCCGTTTGACATGAGTATCAACCGTCCGAAGATCTCCGAAGAACTCATAGTTCCAAACATCTTTTAAAAGCTGCTCCCTTGCATACACTTTATCCGGGGTCTTCGCCAGATAATACAGCAGTTCATACTCTTTAGGAGTTAGGTTGACTTCTTTTCCCCCAGCGATCACGCGGTGAGCGTCATGATCGATCGTCAGGTGCGGAAACACGATGATATTTTTAGCGACGGATTCAGTTTGCAGGAACTTGGTAGATGAAGACCTGCGCAGCAGTGCCTTCACTCTGAGGATAACCTCTCTGGGGCTGAACGGTTTTACGATATAGTCGTCAGCACCGGATTCAAATCCTTGTATCCGGTTCATCTCCTCACCTTTAGCCGTTAGCATGATAACAGGCGTGGCTTTCCTTTGCCGGAGTTTTTCACAGACTTCCATTCCATCCATGCCGGGCATCATCACATCCAGCAAGATCAAGTCGTAATTTAAGGTCAAAGAGTAGTCAAGCGCTTCCTCTCCGTTCTCCGCTTCATCTACTTCGTAATTTTCTCTTTCAAGATACATTTTTAAGAGCTTGCGAATCCTTTCTTCATCATCAACAACAAGAATTTTCGCTTCTTTTTCCACTGCTGTTCCTCCATTTCATATGTATCTGCCCTTCTATCATACATGAACACTTTGTATATCACAAAACCCTTCATACCAGGAAACAAACCTGACATGAAGGGTATAGGCCTGCGCTTATTATGCGTAGGAATGAAGACCGGATATCACAAGGTTAACCGCAACAAGGTTAAACATGATGATGACGAATCCGATGACGCAGAGCCAGGCAGACTTCTCGCCATGCCAGCCTCTTGAAAGCCGAAAATGCAGATAGGCCGCATAGAACAAGAAAGTGATCAGTGCCCATACTTCTTTTGGATCCCATCCCCAGAACCTTGTCCATGCCTGCTGTGCCCAGATCATCGCAAAAATGAGTGCGCCAAGTGTGAAAACAGGAAAACCGATGGCAACAGAACGATAGCTGATCTCATCAACAAGATCCGGTTTAAGATTCATAAGTTTTGGCTGAATGGCTGCGGCGATCCGCTTTCTTAAGATCAGCCGGATGATGCCATAAAGTACTCCGCCCATGAGCAGGGACCAGATGAATGTGTTAAATTTCTTTGGTGCTTCATCACCATTCATCCAGGATGGAGATTTCAGTAGCGGTCCGAAATGATTGTCTGTCTGTGTTCCGTTTGGAGGGCCTACGAGAGCCGGCACATTGTACGTCAACTCCGTTTTTTGATCCCTCTTGTCCGTCCAATCAAACTTCGTCTCATAGCCGGCTGCTGAAGAAATCGCACTTACAAGAACGAAACCGAGTACACACAAGAGCAGATACATAATGATCTCAAGCATCTTTGTCTTTTTGGATGAAATGCTCTGATCAACCACGCGAATCAGGTAGATGAACCCTGCCGCAAATGAGATGGACAGGATGCCTTCGCCGAGGGCTGCAGTCGTTACGTGTATTTTCAGCCAATCACTTTGAAGTGCCGGAATGAGCGGTGCGATATCTTTCGGGAACATGCTGCCATATGCGATGACCAGCAGGGCGATCGGCATCGCGAACACCCCAAGGGCATTTGTTCTGTAAATGCCATATAAAAGGATGAAAGCAAACACCATCATCATCCCAAAGAAAGTAGTGAATTCAAACAGGTTGCTGACCGGTGCATGACCGCTCGCGATCCATCGCGTAACGAAATATCCAAGCTGCGAGATGAAGCCCAGAATGGAAAGTACATACCCAGTTCTTCCCCATTTCTTAGTATAGGCTGCTTTTTCCTTTCCTTTTTTGTCAGAAAGAGACATGGCAAAGACAGCTGTTGCGATTAAATAAATAATAAATGCAATATAAAGCAAATTACTGCTAAGTTGAGCCATAATAACCTCCAGTCAGGGCTTAAGCGCTTTTTTCGTCACTTTGGTCAACAGGCATGACCAGCCCGGATTCCTCCGAAATGGCCTGCATTTCTTTTTTCAGGCCAAACCAGTTTTTATTCGTATGGGCAGCAATCCATAATTGCCCGTTTTTCTGCTGAATCCAAATTCTGCGGTGATTCCAGTACAGTCCCTGGACCACCCCAAGCATGAAGATAATTCCGCCAACAATAATGATTGGAAGTGTTCTGTCCTTCTTGACGGTTAACGCTGATACGTTTTTCGTTCCGAGACCGGAGAAGGTCATCTTATACTTGTTGTTGCCGGCTTCTACGTTCTTACGAATTCCTATAAAAGCGGTTTCTCCTTTTGGCGTCTCTGGGGTAAACATCTTAAATACGAATGCCGGGTTGTCGGGCACGCTGTTTTCTGTTGTCGGCTGGCCGTCTTCATCGAGCTTAAAGTTCGGGAAGTATTCAACCATTTTCACTTTGTAGCCGTTTCCAAGATCATACGCCGACTTTGGATTAAAGAGATTGATCTTGATTTCCCCAAAGCTTTTCCCCGTCGATTTCTTTTCAAGCTTCAGGTTCATTCTATGAAACTCGTTCAGCTTGAAATCTACTTGATATAGGGCATAATCCCCGAATGTCAGCGGCTCATTCACTTTAATCTTAGCATCTTTAACTTTCTTCAGTTCCGGATCTGCTCCTACAACTTGGGCAGGATTTGCATGATAGAGCGTGATATTGCTCTGATAGTTCTTCGGCACCTCGTTGCCCACCTGGTTTAGTGCGTTGGAGAACTGCTTGTCCTTTTTATTGTAGAGCTCCATAACAAACTTATGGTTCTTTAAATAATACTGGCCTTC
This genomic stretch from Fictibacillus marinisediminis harbors:
- a CDS encoding helix-turn-helix domain-containing protein; translation: MNTRDGILLYCLKQFNGERSLSGILHLVKGKKTSQTLSDGHLFNLSFLFGVLPSLEREEFERTISHLIERSLAKRLEDRYIITEEGDEQLAKLLKDRPYLFAFNGLRYRNAELPFYRLLALYIQALSHCTRNKYDFLPVSRDPVTLYQVKRIFPKQNERQAEADQLYREFLSLLGELPGRHAEIFVLKLSRYGRTGLTNNQAANVLGLPVEDSELIFRSVLHYLLMHAEEGQKFYPVLNKLVNCLEINDPLTVSAQKTWRLLRSGNSMEQIILIRKMKKSTIEDHLVEIAIHYPNFSIEPYVTEQEQEKIAAAFEKLKTKKLKRIKESLGDDISYFKIRLVLGRAGDRIGAGSPVK
- a CDS encoding ferredoxin translates to MPKYTIVDKDTCIACGACGAAAPDIYDYDDEGIAFVTLDENQGIVEIPDVLIDDMQDAFEGCPTDSIKVADEPFDGDALKFE
- the serA gene encoding phosphoglycerate dehydrogenase encodes the protein MFRVLAADSIAKEGMAALEKESGVSVIYGSVEDVQDPESIDALVVRSATKVTKELLSRFHNIRIVARAGVGVDNIDIDAATQRGVLVINAPDGNTISTAEHTFAMIMAILRKIPQANQSIKEGKWNRSSFTGAELSGKVLGIVGLGRIGTELAKRARAFDSKVQVFDPFLTTERAKTLQVVPVSLDELLESSDIITVHTPLTKETKNLINTENLSKTKQGVYLINCARGGILDEEALYTYLSNGHIAGCALDVFVQEPAVENRLVHLPNVIATPHIAASTAEAQMNVAEQVAKEILTFSKGKPVKNAVNLPAVSNDDFQKIYPYYELAKVSGQFLSQSFSSPIKEIKITFAGTITELDTGLVSRGLLSGFLQPRVDRIVNDINATLIAKEQGFSFGEKYSTETQGYENIIEARVIGETESFSLQSTYINGYGPRVVNINGYSTDFVPEGFLIYIEHVDKPGVIGRVGKLLGDLEVNIAAMQVGRKMAGGEAIMMLTFDKELDQDVLLRIKELSDVVSATTINL
- a CDS encoding histidinol-phosphatase; this encodes MPTDYHNHLEKGTLTLDYLERFVNQAREREISHFGISEHAYHFYQTKDIVSKPWMEERRYYDMKDYVDLFHEAWSKDMDVKMSIEMDYTPGRHKEMESFISSYDFDYVIGSVHWVGDFGIDLAEYRKEWERRDLYEVYRQYYDQVVTLAESNLFDIIGHIDLVKIFNYIPNDEEFILEQYERATDALKNSKTCVEISTAGLRKPVQRLYPEPVLLKMCRSKGVPIVFSSDAHEPSHVGADYGKAFQQAREAGYTSVMTFTKGERKEISF
- a CDS encoding ATP-binding protein, encoding MIWRSVVGKLWVTILLLVSVVLFILTVLLTQFVERYHDEQAEQQLTKLAQKMVELVEHYDNREEALRISSELVDAYSLNAMFIMDKKEYYSPTPRKNEEPDLPVKVFFKNDSLASVYKKGNKVVKKGDFPVMSNGKEKHNRLLIVGRPFKMENGKTGGVYIYQSLENIAESTNYTKRLIFLSAGIAIILTTIFAFFLSSRITAPLRKMREAASHMARGEFDMKVPMLTHDEIGELAMAFNRMGRQLKNFITALNQEKEQLSGILSSMADGVITFDRRMSILVSNPPAERFLQAWYYEQGMDRNKDKTVPDQLTELFENVVTLEKEQYIEIDIQGRSWVVLMTPLYNQSYVRGAVAVLRDMTEERRLDKLRKDFIANVSHELRTPIAMLQGYSEAIVDDVAGSKEEEKEIVKIIHDESLRMGRLVNELLDLARLEAGQMKLHPVIVSVTEFFERVVRKFYGIAREREIELTLDINTDGTARLDPDRIEQVLTNLIDNALRHTAGSGKVSIRVGSAGQGLKIEVTDNGSGIAEEDLPFVFERFYKADKARTRGKKGGTGLGLAIAKNIVVSHSGTISVHSKLNEGTTFSIFLPLSVEE
- a CDS encoding response regulator → MEKEAKILVVDDEERIRKLLKMYLERENYEVDEAENGEEALDYSLTLNYDLILLDVMMPGMDGMEVCEKLRQRKATPVIMLTAKGEEMNRIQGFESGADDYIVKPFSPREVILRVKALLRRSSSTKFLQTESVAKNIIVFPHLTIDHDAHRVIAGGKEVNLTPKEYELLYYLAKTPDKVYAREQLLKDVWNYEFFGDLRTVDTHVKRLREKLNKVSPQAASMIATVWGVGYKFEVAEQE
- the ccsB gene encoding c-type cytochrome biogenesis protein CcsB; the protein is MAQLSSNLLYIAFIIYLIATAVFAMSLSDKKGKEKAAYTKKWGRTGYVLSILGFISQLGYFVTRWIASGHAPVSNLFEFTTFFGMMMVFAFILLYGIYRTNALGVFAMPIALLVIAYGSMFPKDIAPLIPALQSDWLKIHVTTAALGEGILSISFAAGFIYLIRVVDQSISSKKTKMLEIIMYLLLCVLGFVLVSAISSAAGYETKFDWTDKRDQKTELTYNVPALVGPPNGTQTDNHFGPLLKSPSWMNGDEAPKKFNTFIWSLLMGGVLYGIIRLILRKRIAAAIQPKLMNLKPDLVDEISYRSVAIGFPVFTLGALIFAMIWAQQAWTRFWGWDPKEVWALITFLFYAAYLHFRLSRGWHGEKSAWLCVIGFVIIMFNLVAVNLVISGLHSYA
- the resB gene encoding cytochrome c biogenesis protein ResB, with protein sequence MKTIQCECGHKNPFGTEICESCGKPLSNENSRELINMRYEGSAIRSQTYNKTFIDKIWNFFSSVKVGIGIIIVILIAAAIGTIFPQEMYIPPNVDPTTYYKQEYGTPGQIFYLLGFHNLYGSWWFLLLLAALGISLIIVSIDRGVPLYRALKHQRVTRHESFMKRQRLFAVSDHGISLEQVKKVLSGKRYRIKEDNGNILAEKNRFSRWGPYVNHTGLIIFLIGAMLRFFPGMYTDQTLWIREGETTAVPGTKTDEGQYYLKNHKFVMELYNKKDKQFSNALNQVGNEVPKNYQSNITLYHANPAQVVGADPELKKVKDAKIKVNEPLTFGDYALYQVDFKLNEFHRMNLKLEKKSTGKSFGEIKINLFNPKSAYDLGNGYKVKMVEYFPNFKLDEDGQPTTENSVPDNPAFVFKMFTPETPKGETAFIGIRKNVEAGNNKYKMTFSGLGTKNVSALTVKKDRTLPIIIVGGIIFMLGVVQGLYWNHRRIWIQQKNGQLWIAAHTNKNWFGLKKEMQAISEESGLVMPVDQSDEKSA